A genome region from Micromonospora peucetia includes the following:
- a CDS encoding transposase — MPKPYPREFRDDVVRVARDRDPGVTVEQIAKDFGVHPMTLFKWMRQADVDAGTGPGVSGSESVELREARKRIKLLEQENEVLRRAAAYLSQAHLPGKGSTRS; from the coding sequence GTGCCCAAGCCCTACCCTCGTGAGTTCCGCGATGACGTCGTGCGGGTGGCCCGTGACCGTGATCCAGGCGTGACGGTCGAGCAGATCGCCAAGGACTTCGGAGTCCACCCGATGACGTTGTTCAAATGGATGCGCCAGGCTGACGTTGACGCCGGTACCGGACCGGGTGTCAGTGGCAGCGAGTCAGTTGAGCTGCGCGAGGCCCGCAAGAGGATCAAGCTGCTGGAGCAGGAGAACGAGGTCCTGCGCCGGGCCGCGGCTTACCTGTCGCAGGCGCATCTGCCGGGAAAAGGCTCTACCCGCTCGTGA
- a CDS encoding 2-hydroxyacid dehydrogenase: protein MRYLLPHPDAVADLSDLDVGLYDGTQPLPENLDDVELYAVPYGIIDPRLCEPITRMPRLNVVQTVTAGYDHVLPFLRPGLTLANGRGVHDAATAELAVTLTLAARRGLPQLVRAGDEGRWDPYWSRGLTDARVLIVGYGSIGAAIERRLAGFEVAVSRVARTARPGVRPISEIADMLPHADVVILSAPLTPETEGMVNSDFLAKMADGALLVNVSRGRVVDTDALLTELSKGRMHAALDVTEPEPLPAGHPLWSAPNVLISPHVGGLTAALSPRARRLLVNQVRRHAAGEPLANVVVAP, encoded by the coding sequence ATGCGTTACCTGCTGCCTCACCCCGACGCCGTGGCCGACCTCAGCGATCTTGACGTCGGGCTTTACGACGGCACGCAACCCCTCCCAGAGAACCTGGACGACGTCGAGTTGTACGCGGTGCCGTACGGGATCATCGATCCGCGCCTGTGTGAGCCGATCACTCGGATGCCTCGGCTCAACGTTGTGCAGACAGTGACCGCTGGTTACGACCACGTCCTGCCATTCCTGCGGCCTGGTCTGACCCTGGCCAACGGCCGGGGCGTTCACGATGCGGCTACCGCCGAACTCGCCGTGACGCTTACGCTCGCCGCCCGGCGCGGACTGCCGCAACTCGTTCGGGCGGGCGACGAGGGCCGCTGGGACCCGTACTGGTCGCGTGGACTAACTGACGCCCGGGTCCTCATCGTCGGCTACGGCTCGATCGGCGCCGCGATCGAACGCCGGCTCGCCGGGTTCGAGGTAGCCGTCAGCCGGGTGGCCCGGACTGCCCGCCCCGGGGTCCGGCCGATCTCGGAGATCGCGGACATGCTGCCGCACGCGGACGTCGTCATCCTTTCCGCACCGCTAACCCCGGAAACCGAAGGCATGGTGAACTCGGACTTCCTAGCCAAGATGGCCGACGGGGCCCTGCTGGTAAACGTGTCAAGGGGCCGAGTGGTGGACACCGACGCGCTGCTCACCGAACTCAGCAAAGGCCGGATGCACGCCGCCTTGGACGTTACAGAGCCCGAGCCGCTGCCCGCTGGTCACCCGCTGTGGTCCGCGCCGAATGTCCTTATCAGCCCGCACGTCGGCGGCCTGACCGCTGCGTTGTCACCCCGGGCTCGCCGCTTGTTGGTCAACCAGGTCCGGCGGCACGCAGCGGGCGAACCACTCGCGAACGTTGTCGTCGCGCCATGA
- a CDS encoding IS5 family transposase, which produces MPAIPAWLIEPLWVQFTALLPDRPTYAPTHPLGCHRRRVDDRIVFDKLIQVLRFGCSYEAIADATCSAATIRGRRDEWIRLGAFAQLKQIAMDAYDRLVGLVLDDIAVDGCITKAPGGGDCAGRSPVDRGKQGMKRSIMVDGHGIPLGRVLAGANRHDSPLLAPTLDRLDDLGPLPETIAVHLDAGYDSAVTRTLLAERGLTGKIAHKGDKAPIQAGQRWHVERTNSWHNAFNRLQRCYERTEKVIDAFFDLADAIITVRSLLRRAWTTYRWDTRPTRRR; this is translated from the coding sequence GTGCCTGCTATCCCAGCATGGCTGATCGAGCCACTGTGGGTCCAGTTCACCGCGCTGCTACCTGACCGGCCGACGTACGCCCCGACGCATCCGTTGGGCTGCCACCGCAGGCGGGTCGATGACCGGATCGTGTTCGACAAGCTGATTCAGGTGCTGCGGTTCGGCTGTTCCTACGAGGCGATCGCCGATGCCACCTGCTCGGCCGCCACGATCCGCGGCCGTCGTGACGAGTGGATCCGCCTCGGGGCGTTCGCCCAGCTCAAGCAGATCGCGATGGACGCCTACGACCGGCTCGTCGGCCTGGTCCTGGACGACATCGCCGTGGACGGCTGTATCACCAAAGCGCCCGGCGGAGGCGACTGCGCCGGACGGTCCCCGGTCGACCGGGGCAAGCAAGGAATGAAACGCTCGATAATGGTCGACGGTCACGGCATCCCCCTCGGCCGGGTCCTGGCCGGCGCGAACCGACACGACTCACCGCTGCTGGCACCCACCCTCGACCGGCTCGACGACCTGGGCCCACTCCCCGAGACCATCGCGGTGCACCTCGACGCCGGATACGACTCGGCGGTCACCCGCACGCTGCTGGCCGAACGCGGCCTGACCGGCAAGATCGCCCACAAGGGCGACAAGGCGCCCATCCAGGCGGGCCAACGGTGGCATGTCGAACGGACGAACAGCTGGCACAACGCGTTCAACCGACTACAACGCTGCTACGAACGAACCGAGAAGGTCATCGACGCGTTCTTCGACCTCGCCGACGCGATCATTACCGTCCGTAGCCTGCTCAGACGAGCGTGGACCACCTACCGGTGGGACACCCGCCCCACCCGCCGCCGATGA
- a CDS encoding ABC transporter ATP-binding protein, with amino-acid sequence MPTSGASSYAVRLESVSKEYGSGKNAVRALDAVTADFPRGTFTAVMGPSGSGKSTFLNCAAGLDRPTSGRVMLGDTELSSTSESELTELRRDRIGFVFQAYNLLGALTVEENVTLPLRLADRKTDQAFLREVLTAVGLGEHVKRRPGELSGGQQQRVAVARALITRPDVVVADEPTGALDTRSSKQVLELLRHVVDDMGQTVLMVTHDPVAASFADSVVFLADGRIAGELTRPTPEQVASHMTHLGEW; translated from the coding sequence ATGCCGACATCCGGGGCATCGTCGTACGCGGTGCGCTTAGAGTCGGTGTCGAAGGAGTACGGGTCGGGGAAGAACGCGGTACGGGCTCTCGACGCGGTGACAGCCGACTTCCCACGCGGTACGTTCACCGCCGTCATGGGCCCGTCCGGGTCCGGCAAGAGCACATTTCTGAACTGCGCGGCCGGTCTGGACCGGCCGACGTCGGGCCGGGTCATGCTGGGCGACACGGAACTGTCCAGCACGTCGGAGAGCGAGCTGACCGAACTGCGGCGCGACCGGATCGGGTTCGTCTTCCAGGCGTACAACCTGCTGGGGGCGCTGACCGTCGAGGAGAACGTCACGCTGCCGCTGCGGCTGGCGGACCGGAAGACCGACCAGGCGTTCCTGCGAGAAGTGCTCACCGCGGTCGGCCTCGGTGAGCACGTCAAGCGGCGGCCGGGCGAACTTTCCGGCGGTCAGCAGCAGCGAGTCGCGGTCGCCCGCGCGCTGATCACCCGCCCGGATGTGGTGGTCGCGGACGAGCCGACCGGCGCGTTGGATACCCGGTCCAGCAAGCAGGTTCTGGAACTGCTGCGACACGTCGTGGACGACATGGGGCAGACCGTGCTGATGGTCACCCACGACCCGGTCGCCGCCTCCTTCGCCGACTCGGTCGTGTTTCTAGCCGACGGCAGGATCGCGGGCGAGCTGACCCGACCCACTCCGGAGCAGGTTGCGTCGCACATGACGCACCTGGGCGAGTGGTGA
- a CDS encoding ABC transporter permease, whose amino-acid sequence MIRRIRRLVHLVVPYRKDLSLAWSTIKGRKGGFVGSFLAIAAGSAVITACGILLVSGLGTGVTPERYSGAAVVLGAEQSFWLDETAEVRYSERVTLPADKIAAVAAVPGVQSAIGDVNVEVSVLTSNGDAVAGPDGFPMFGHGWSAAALAPFRVREGRAPAAPDEVVLDADLAARGDVSLDATVRLVVGSIPSSYRVVGIATAPGDGLDRQSAVFVTDDQASKLSGRPDRVDAIGVLAAPGVTPEQLAKRITAAVPGVVAHTGAGRGDVEFLDVGDARSLVVESAASFGGTMVLIVGFVVASTLALSVRQRRRELALLRAIGATPKQIHWMIDAEITLVSSVGAVVGAMPGVALAFVMRGVFVLADAIPPDFQMRVGLLPLLASLVLCMTSARLAGWLVARRVAKVSPVEAIGDATVEPQKIGWVRLTIGVLLIPLGLLLTLGNVASPGDSAADTAGSAVLLFVVALGCLGPLLLRGAIVLFGSRLNRQTTAGGFLAQANARANSQRLSSATTPLAMGVTLAAVQVFGASTTIAGAQHQLENGLRADHVLTASSGAGVSPEVVDAVRSVPGVAVATPMARTQVLLTFPSEDSTATKVFAAQGVAPERLSETMDLAVDQGDIADLRGDAVALSRVVAQTVRAKVGGTIELRLGDGTVVKPRVVAIYENGLGFGDITLPNDLVIAHTTARVDTAVLIRSVHGTAPEALAGALRGAVARYPTVQVGDRQTFLAAPGSGGSGDWALNLLFQTVLLGYIAIAVVNTLVMATAARVREFAMLRLIGASRDQVRAMMNGEARIVVFSALLFGLLATIPPLIGISLGLTKSSVPTISLTGLTAIVTLTIALSWVAISMATRYAMRSAPVDAIGGRE is encoded by the coding sequence GTGATCCGGCGCATCCGGCGGCTGGTCCACCTCGTGGTGCCGTACCGCAAAGATCTGTCGCTGGCGTGGAGCACGATCAAGGGGCGCAAGGGCGGTTTCGTCGGCTCCTTCCTCGCGATCGCCGCGGGCTCGGCAGTGATCACCGCATGCGGGATACTGCTGGTGTCCGGCCTCGGCACCGGCGTGACCCCCGAGCGCTACTCGGGCGCAGCGGTGGTCCTCGGCGCTGAGCAGTCGTTCTGGCTGGACGAGACCGCCGAGGTCCGCTACAGCGAGCGCGTCACGCTGCCCGCCGACAAGATCGCCGCCGTCGCCGCGGTGCCCGGTGTTCAGTCGGCCATCGGAGACGTCAACGTCGAGGTCAGCGTGCTGACCTCGAACGGCGACGCAGTGGCCGGCCCGGACGGCTTCCCGATGTTCGGACACGGCTGGTCCGCTGCGGCGCTCGCGCCGTTCCGAGTCCGCGAGGGCCGCGCACCCGCCGCGCCCGACGAAGTTGTGCTCGACGCCGACCTCGCCGCGCGCGGCGACGTGTCGCTCGACGCGACGGTGCGCCTCGTGGTCGGCTCGATCCCGTCGTCCTACCGCGTCGTGGGCATTGCCACCGCGCCGGGGGATGGGTTGGACCGGCAGTCCGCCGTGTTCGTCACCGACGATCAGGCGTCCAAGCTGTCCGGCCGTCCGGACCGGGTGGACGCCATCGGCGTGCTCGCCGCACCCGGTGTGACACCGGAGCAGTTGGCCAAGCGCATCACGGCCGCCGTGCCGGGCGTGGTGGCCCATACCGGCGCGGGACGCGGCGACGTGGAGTTCCTGGACGTAGGCGACGCCCGCAGCCTAGTAGTCGAGTCGGCCGCGTCGTTCGGCGGCACCATGGTGCTGATCGTGGGGTTCGTGGTGGCCAGCACCCTCGCCCTGTCGGTGCGGCAGCGGAGACGCGAACTGGCCCTGCTGCGAGCCATCGGCGCGACGCCAAAACAGATCCACTGGATGATCGACGCCGAGATCACCCTCGTGTCGTCGGTCGGCGCCGTCGTCGGCGCGATGCCCGGTGTGGCGCTCGCGTTCGTGATGCGCGGCGTGTTCGTCCTCGCGGACGCGATACCTCCGGACTTCCAGATGCGGGTGGGGTTGTTGCCCCTCCTGGCCTCCCTGGTGCTGTGCATGACCAGCGCCCGGCTCGCCGGCTGGCTGGTCGCGCGCCGGGTGGCCAAGGTCAGCCCGGTCGAGGCGATCGGAGACGCCACGGTCGAGCCCCAGAAAATCGGCTGGGTCCGGTTGACCATCGGCGTCCTACTCATCCCGCTCGGGCTGCTGCTGACCTTGGGCAACGTCGCGTCGCCGGGCGACTCGGCCGCCGACACCGCGGGGAGCGCGGTCCTGTTGTTCGTCGTGGCGCTCGGGTGTCTTGGACCCCTGCTGCTTCGCGGCGCCATCGTGCTGTTCGGCTCGCGCCTGAACCGGCAGACCACGGCCGGCGGCTTCCTCGCCCAGGCCAACGCGCGGGCCAACTCGCAGCGGCTCAGCTCGGCCACCACACCGCTGGCCATGGGCGTAACCCTGGCCGCCGTGCAGGTGTTCGGCGCCTCCACGACGATCGCCGGAGCGCAGCACCAACTCGAGAACGGCCTGCGGGCCGACCACGTACTGACCGCCTCGTCCGGTGCCGGTGTGTCCCCGGAGGTCGTAGACGCCGTGCGCAGCGTGCCCGGCGTCGCCGTGGCGACGCCGATGGCACGGACGCAGGTGCTGTTGACATTCCCGTCCGAGGACAGCACCGCCACCAAGGTCTTCGCCGCCCAGGGCGTGGCACCCGAACGGCTCTCCGAAACCATGGACCTCGCGGTGGACCAGGGCGACATCGCCGACCTGCGGGGCGACGCGGTGGCGCTGAGCCGGGTCGTCGCGCAGACCGTCCGAGCGAAAGTCGGCGGGACGATCGAGCTCCGGCTCGGCGACGGCACGGTGGTCAAGCCACGGGTGGTGGCGATCTACGAGAACGGCCTGGGCTTCGGGGACATCACCCTGCCCAACGACCTCGTCATCGCCCACACCACCGCGCGGGTGGACACCGCAGTACTGATCAGATCGGTGCACGGGACCGCCCCAGAGGCTCTCGCCGGCGCGCTGCGTGGCGCCGTCGCACGCTACCCCACGGTCCAGGTCGGCGACCGGCAGACGTTCCTGGCCGCACCCGGGTCCGGCGGCTCGGGTGACTGGGCGCTGAACCTGCTGTTCCAGACGGTGCTGCTGGGCTACATCGCCATCGCCGTGGTGAACACCCTCGTGATGGCCACAGCGGCGCGAGTTCGCGAGTTCGCGATGCTGCGACTCATCGGCGCCAGCCGAGACCAGGTCCGCGCGATGATGAACGGCGAGGCCAGGATCGTGGTCTTTTCGGCGCTGCTGTTCGGCTTGCTGGCAACGATCCCACCGCTGATCGGCATCAGCCTCGGATTGACGAAGTCGTCCGTTCCCACGATTTCCCTCACCGGGCTCACGGCGATCGTGACGCTCACCATCGCACTCTCCTGGGTTGCGATCAGTATGGCCACCCGGTACGCGATGCGATCCGCGCCGGTCGACGCGATCGGCGGGCGCGAGTGA
- a CDS encoding LuxR C-terminal-related transcriptional regulator → MRVVIAEDNVLLSTGLELLLGRAGFQIAAIAEDAAGFLTAVREHRPDVTIVDVRLPPSFRDEGIRAALQARREHPGLPVLVLSQYVEQQYAAELLSTTGGGVGYLLKDRVSRVDGFVDALRRVAAGGTAMDAEVIAQLVQRAGDPIAALTPREREVLALMAQGHDNNAIATQLVITDNAVHKHIGNIFAKLGLAVTDSGHRRVLAVLAYLNAGGQMSGR, encoded by the coding sequence GTGCGGGTGGTGATCGCCGAAGACAACGTGCTGCTGTCCACCGGGCTGGAACTGCTGCTGGGCCGAGCGGGCTTCCAGATCGCCGCCATCGCCGAGGATGCGGCGGGTTTCCTCACTGCCGTGCGGGAGCACCGGCCCGACGTCACAATCGTCGATGTCCGGCTGCCGCCGTCGTTTCGCGACGAAGGTATCCGTGCCGCCCTGCAGGCCCGCCGGGAGCATCCCGGCCTGCCGGTCCTGGTGTTGTCGCAATATGTCGAGCAGCAGTACGCCGCCGAACTGCTCTCCACCACCGGAGGTGGCGTCGGCTATCTCCTGAAGGACCGGGTCAGCCGGGTGGACGGGTTCGTCGACGCGCTGCGCCGCGTCGCCGCCGGTGGTACCGCGATGGATGCCGAGGTCATCGCCCAGCTCGTCCAACGCGCCGGCGACCCGATCGCCGCCCTCACCCCACGCGAACGCGAGGTGCTCGCATTGATGGCACAGGGTCACGACAACAACGCGATCGCAACGCAGCTGGTTATCACCGACAACGCTGTCCACAAGCACATCGGCAACATCTTCGCCAAGCTCGGTCTCGCCGTGACCGACAGCGGCCATCGCCGCGTCCTCGCCGTCCTCGCCTACCTCAACGCCGGGGGCCAGATGAGCGGTCGCTAA
- a CDS encoding sensor histidine kinase, whose amino-acid sequence MLTLPLLCIPRPSRLWADWHRYRAGRLLGAPFASRPALRATGRRAWADSATVRTSRALLWLPVNALTGVVFGLPALLCAGNIVVALIATPLWWAFRPEDRPRLFIDVPVTGWATALTLGPLQILLLTGLAYVGFAPIARAHARICLVVLSHSTNDQLAERVAVLTRTRADVLDAHGAELRRIERDLHDGTQARLVAIAMRLAVARQAFSDNPRDEQFVEGLLRDAHEGTEEAMTELREVIRSVYPPILADRGLDGALTAVATGCGVPTRLDIGDLERVPPAVEAVVYFTVAEALTNVTKHSQATAAGVRVSRTADRLSVAITDNGTGGADDRRGTGIAGIRRRVLALDGTVEVDSPAGGPTAITVELPCGW is encoded by the coding sequence GTGCTCACGCTGCCGCTGCTGTGCATCCCGCGGCCGTCCCGGCTGTGGGCGGACTGGCACCGTTACCGTGCCGGCCGGCTGCTCGGCGCGCCGTTTGCATCGCGTCCTGCTCTGCGCGCGACAGGGCGCCGGGCATGGGCCGATTCGGCCACGGTCCGCACCTCCCGCGCCCTGCTGTGGCTGCCGGTGAACGCGCTGACTGGGGTGGTGTTTGGCCTGCCCGCGCTGCTATGCGCGGGCAACATCGTCGTCGCCTTGATCGCCACACCGCTGTGGTGGGCGTTCAGGCCGGAGGACCGGCCACGGCTGTTCATCGACGTTCCGGTGACCGGCTGGGCGACAGCCCTCACCCTCGGTCCACTGCAGATCCTCCTCCTCACCGGGCTGGCGTACGTGGGCTTCGCACCGATCGCTCGCGCACACGCCCGAATTTGCCTGGTGGTGCTGTCGCACTCGACGAACGACCAGCTCGCCGAACGGGTCGCCGTGTTGACCCGCACCCGAGCGGACGTGCTCGACGCGCACGGCGCGGAGCTGCGCCGGATCGAACGCGACCTGCACGACGGCACCCAGGCCCGGCTGGTGGCCATCGCGATGCGGCTGGCCGTGGCCCGGCAGGCGTTCTCCGACAATCCGCGGGACGAGCAGTTCGTGGAAGGACTTCTCCGGGACGCACACGAAGGAACCGAAGAGGCGATGACCGAACTGCGCGAGGTGATCCGCTCCGTCTATCCGCCGATTCTCGCCGATCGGGGCCTCGACGGTGCCCTGACCGCCGTGGCCACCGGCTGCGGCGTGCCAACCCGGCTGGACATCGGCGACCTCGAACGGGTCCCGCCGGCTGTGGAGGCCGTTGTCTACTTCACCGTCGCCGAGGCACTCACCAACGTCACCAAACACAGCCAGGCGACCGCGGCCGGCGTACGGGTGAGCCGCACGGCGGACCGGTTGTCGGTGGCGATCACTGACAACGGTACCGGCGGTGCCGACGATCGGCGGGGCACCGGCATCGCCGGGATACGGCGCCGGGTACTCGCGCTCGACGGCACCGTCGAGGTCGACAGTCCGGCCGGCGGGCCGACGGCCATCACCGTGGAGCTGCCGTGCGGGTGGTGA
- a CDS encoding LuxR C-terminal-related transcriptional regulator: MLYGRSAEVSALDEVIARARDGVGGAVVLRGEAGVGKTALLDAAAVRGGAMRVLRTTGVEAETDLAFAALHQVLWPVTGMLDALPEPQHDAVCAALGLAAGTAGDRYLLGAGVLSLLAEAAAPDGLICVVDDFQWIDQASADALLFAARRLATEKIAMLFAVRGDAPVKDVPLTVEVRGLPGAAAAEMLESRGAVQPRVARELVTLTRANPLALGEIAARLTPAQLAGREPLPDPLPGGARLFGDRVAALSAAAWLLALVAAVEADLDLVLRATDRLSAERTVRPGENTGAWTGRMALAELEESGLAEISGPRVRFRHPLIRSAVHEAATPARIRRVHAVLAELTEGDRRAWHLAGAAMGQDERAATELVTAAELARDRGGYGTAAAALARAAELTPEPRTRAARLKDAAVAAWLGGRPGQAESLLAEARDQAGADAGLTMEIAQLRGRFELNSGNATEAVRILAAGDSLEMLADAAEAASYVGDTAAIIELGRRAAAHREGFLRDTVAGIGLTLDGDAAGPGLLRRALARVGELGEAAEYLWAAAAASQLGESDLATEMAERAGRVARVSGMTGQLPVVLEFVATADRIAGRLASSQAISEEGLELAREAGYENTVAAHLANLAVLAALRGEEETCERQAREALAIAIPHRVGLRAGVATYALALLDLCLGRYATAHDRFTAIAAAGPGVGHPTVVWRTAPDRVEAAVGAGDEVGARAALAAYERWSAHAATPESRALLARCRGLAESSEDAFGEALRLHTNPFEAARTALLLGERLRRAQRPGDARAHLRMAWETFERAGARPWARRAQGELRAAGESGQAPGWAVLDALTPQELRIAGLVADGLSSKQIAAQLFLSPRTVEYHLYKIYPKLGIGSRTELARLVVLQKAPATEEDML, encoded by the coding sequence GTGCTTTACGGCAGGTCGGCGGAGGTCAGCGCACTCGACGAGGTGATCGCGCGGGCTCGCGACGGCGTTGGTGGTGCGGTGGTGTTACGGGGCGAGGCAGGCGTGGGCAAGACGGCCCTGCTCGACGCGGCGGCCGTGCGGGGCGGCGCGATGCGTGTGCTGCGGACCACCGGCGTCGAGGCTGAGACCGACCTCGCGTTCGCAGCGCTGCACCAGGTGCTGTGGCCGGTCACCGGCATGCTCGACGCGCTGCCCGAACCGCAGCACGACGCGGTGTGCGCGGCGCTGGGGCTCGCCGCGGGCACCGCCGGCGATCGGTACCTGCTGGGCGCTGGCGTGCTTTCGCTGTTGGCCGAAGCCGCCGCGCCGGACGGGCTGATCTGCGTGGTCGACGACTTCCAGTGGATCGACCAGGCATCGGCCGACGCATTGCTGTTCGCCGCCAGGCGGCTGGCGACCGAAAAGATCGCGATGCTGTTCGCCGTGCGCGGGGACGCTCCGGTCAAGGATGTGCCGCTGACGGTGGAGGTGCGTGGCCTGCCCGGAGCCGCCGCGGCCGAGATGCTGGAGTCCCGCGGCGCTGTGCAGCCCCGTGTGGCGCGGGAACTCGTCACGCTGACCCGCGCGAACCCGCTCGCGCTGGGCGAGATCGCCGCCCGCCTGACACCCGCGCAACTCGCCGGACGCGAACCGCTGCCCGACCCACTGCCCGGCGGGGCCCGGCTGTTCGGCGATCGGGTGGCTGCGTTGTCCGCCGCTGCCTGGCTGCTCGCTCTGGTCGCCGCCGTGGAGGCTGACCTCGACCTGGTCCTGCGCGCCACCGACCGGTTGTCCGCCGAGCGAACGGTACGGCCCGGAGAGAACACGGGGGCGTGGACCGGGCGGATGGCGCTGGCCGAGCTGGAGGAGTCCGGGCTGGCCGAGATCTCGGGCCCGCGCGTGCGCTTCCGTCATCCGCTCATCCGGTCGGCGGTGCACGAGGCGGCCACCCCGGCCAGGATCCGCCGGGTGCATGCCGTACTGGCGGAACTCACCGAGGGTGACCGTCGCGCCTGGCACCTGGCCGGAGCCGCCATGGGCCAGGACGAGCGGGCCGCCACCGAGTTGGTGACCGCCGCGGAGCTGGCGCGCGACCGCGGTGGGTACGGCACCGCTGCCGCCGCCCTGGCCCGGGCCGCCGAGCTGACCCCCGAGCCGCGCACCCGAGCCGCCCGCCTGAAGGACGCCGCCGTCGCGGCCTGGCTCGGTGGCCGCCCGGGACAGGCGGAGTCGCTGCTGGCCGAGGCCCGTGACCAGGCTGGCGCGGATGCCGGCCTCACCATGGAGATCGCCCAGCTCAGGGGCAGATTCGAGCTGAACTCCGGCAACGCCACCGAGGCCGTGCGGATCCTGGCCGCAGGCGACAGCCTGGAGATGCTGGCCGATGCCGCGGAGGCCGCCTCGTACGTCGGCGACACGGCGGCCATCATCGAGCTCGGGCGGAGGGCGGCAGCGCACCGCGAGGGATTCTTGCGGGACACGGTGGCCGGGATCGGCCTGACGCTGGATGGCGACGCTGCCGGGCCGGGTCTGCTGCGGCGGGCGCTGGCGCGCGTCGGCGAACTGGGGGAGGCGGCGGAGTACCTGTGGGCGGCGGCCGCGGCCAGCCAACTGGGCGAGTCGGATCTGGCGACCGAGATGGCCGAGCGGGCCGGACGGGTGGCCAGGGTGTCGGGGATGACCGGGCAACTGCCGGTCGTGCTGGAGTTCGTGGCGACGGCCGACCGCATCGCCGGGCGGCTGGCAAGCAGCCAGGCCATCTCCGAGGAGGGCCTGGAACTGGCCCGCGAGGCCGGCTACGAGAACACCGTGGCCGCACACCTGGCCAACCTGGCGGTCCTGGCGGCGCTGCGAGGCGAGGAGGAGACCTGCGAACGGCAGGCTCGCGAGGCGCTGGCCATCGCCATACCCCACCGGGTGGGTCTGCGGGCAGGCGTCGCCACGTACGCGCTGGCGCTGCTCGACCTGTGCCTGGGACGCTACGCGACGGCGCACGACCGCTTCACGGCCATCGCCGCAGCGGGACCGGGTGTCGGGCATCCCACCGTGGTGTGGCGGACGGCGCCGGATCGCGTCGAGGCCGCCGTGGGCGCGGGCGACGAGGTGGGTGCGCGGGCGGCGCTCGCGGCGTACGAGCGATGGTCGGCGCACGCCGCGACGCCCGAGTCGCGCGCCCTGCTGGCCCGTTGCCGGGGCTTGGCCGAGTCGTCCGAGGACGCCTTCGGCGAGGCGTTGCGGCTGCACACCAACCCGTTCGAGGCGGCCAGGACGGCTCTGCTGCTGGGTGAGCGCCTGCGCCGCGCGCAGCGGCCGGGCGACGCGCGGGCGCATCTGCGGATGGCGTGGGAGACGTTCGAGCGGGCAGGCGCGAGGCCCTGGGCGAGGCGCGCACAAGGTGAGCTGCGGGCGGCGGGCGAGAGCGGGCAGGCCCCGGGCTGGGCCGTGCTGGACGCGCTGACCCCGCAGGAGTTGCGCATCGCGGGCCTGGTCGCCGACGGGTTGTCGAGCAAGCAGATCGCCGCCCAACTGTTCCTGAGCCCCCGCACGGTCGAGTACCACCTGTACAAGATCTATCCGAAGCTGGGCATCGGCTCCCGCACGGAACTGGCGCGACTAGTAGTTCTACAGAAGGCACCCGCGACGGAAGAGGACATGCTCTGA
- a CDS encoding alpha/beta fold hydrolase codes for MTEVNIWSEEFGAVTDAPILLIMGSMSQGVLWPDEFVGRLVAGGRRVIRYDHRDTGMSGTVDFAAQPYTWDDIKNDVYRVLDNHGLESAHLVCHSAGGLLGQFIAVERPERVRSLTVIGSSPLGGGEGQVIMRALLGQPQPDDSLPEPAPEFVAFYRSLMTAAPPADRRAQINSMIAEQRVLHGTGLPFDEDAARRLQERIYDRARDLTAVTNHRLAAAANPDFEPAGVLHQLKAPTLVIEGSHEPVKPGHGAIIAEQIPGARLMITAGMGHTLPPEVHEELAAAILTHTTE; via the coding sequence ATGACTGAGGTGAACATCTGGAGTGAAGAGTTCGGCGCCGTCACGGATGCGCCGATCCTGTTGATCATGGGGTCGATGTCGCAGGGCGTCCTGTGGCCGGACGAGTTCGTCGGCCGCCTTGTCGCTGGAGGCCGCCGCGTGATCCGGTACGACCACCGTGACACCGGCATGTCGGGCACGGTCGACTTCGCGGCGCAGCCGTACACGTGGGACGACATCAAGAACGACGTGTACCGCGTGCTGGACAACCACGGCCTGGAGAGCGCCCACCTGGTCTGCCACTCGGCCGGCGGGCTGCTCGGCCAGTTCATCGCGGTGGAGCGGCCGGAGCGGGTACGCTCGCTGACTGTCATCGGCTCCTCGCCGCTCGGCGGCGGCGAAGGTCAGGTGATCATGCGGGCTCTGCTGGGGCAGCCGCAGCCTGACGACAGCCTGCCCGAGCCGGCGCCGGAGTTCGTGGCCTTCTACCGGTCGCTGATGACCGCCGCACCGCCAGCGGACCGGCGCGCCCAGATCAACAGCATGATCGCCGAACAGCGCGTGCTGCACGGCACCGGGCTGCCGTTCGACGAGGACGCGGCGCGCCGGCTACAGGAACGAATCTACGATCGGGCCCGCGACCTGACGGCGGTAACCAACCACCGGCTGGCCGCAGCGGCCAACCCGGACTTCGAGCCGGCGGGCGTGCTGCACCAACTGAAGGCGCCCACGCTGGTCATCGAGGGCAGCCACGAGCCGGTCAAGCCGGGCCACGGCGCGATCATCGCCGAACAGATCCCGGGAGCGCGGCTGATGATCACGGCGGGCATGGGGCACACGCTGCCGCCGGAGGTGCACGAGGAACTGGCCGCCGCCATCCTCACGCACACAACCGAGTGA